A DNA window from Brassica napus cultivar Da-Ae chromosome C1, Da-Ae, whole genome shotgun sequence contains the following coding sequences:
- the LOC106377076 gene encoding protein MODIFYING WALL LIGNIN-2-like translates to MHNHVLHSVVFLLGLVSFITCFIAEFKRTKKEDVRWDTERNCYIPRSHAFWLGTAAVLCFCVAQIVGNIVVFRIYRTGTKREDGYKITNLTLPTVLLILSWSNFVVVVLILSTAISMSRLQPFGEGWLEEDCYLVKDGVFAASGCLSILGLGALTISANKTKVKKQQQQLEAIITKDQDQTKPEGRKQNHDDHQMNKSETVIYFVEEAPSTADDRI, encoded by the exons ATGCACAACCATGTTCTCCACTCGGTCGTGTTCCTTCTTGGTCTCGTTTCCTTCATCACATGTTTTATAGCCGAGTTCAAGAGAACAAAG AAAGAAGACGTTCGATGGGACACAGAGAGGAACTGTTATATACCAAGAAGCCATGCTTTTTGGCTCGGAACAGCCGCTGTTCTTTGCTTCTGTGTTGCTCAGATCGTTGGAAACATAGTTGTGTTCCGAATTTACAGGACAGGAACCAAAAGAGAAGATGGTTACAAGATTACTAATCTTACTTTACCAACTGTTCTTTTGATTCTCTCctg GTCGAATTTTGTGGTCGTGGTTTTGATTCTGAGTACTGCAATAAGCATGAGCCGACTGCAGCCTTTCGGAGAAGGATGGCTTGAAGAAGATTGTTACCTTGTCAAAGACGGTGTCTTTGCAGCGTCAGGTTGCTTATCCATCCTTGGACTAGGAGCCTTGACTATATCAGCCAATAAGACCAAAGTAAagaagcagcaacaacaacTTGAGGCAATCATAACCAAAGACCAAGACCAAACAAAACCAGAAGGAAGAAAGCAGAACCATGATGATCACCAAATGAACAAGTCAGAAACTGTCATTTATTTTGTGGAAGAAGCACCTTCCACTGCTGATGACAggatataa